In Thermodesulfovibrionales bacterium, a genomic segment contains:
- a CDS encoding M3 family oligoendopeptidase — translation MQRKKKISKRTFSTSWDLTPLFDHDDDPKIEKKRKEIEKKSYEFIGKWKDRRDYLRDPVVLKEALDEYEAWNRHCGTDGDEGFYFMLRTQEDQNSPALKAKFNKIEDFSHRVRNDIQFFHLRVSRIPRKRQRRFLEHEGLKEYRHFLERLFAESRYLLSEPEEKIMNLKSSTSFSNWVRMTSSFLVKEERKVLLEDGRRCHKPFTEISSLINSRNKKVRDSAARAFNEIVEKHADVAEAEINSILANKKTDDELRKLSRPDLSRHLSDDIESGIVDALLTAVSARFSISSQYYRLKANLMGVKQLKYHERNVEYGDIGKRYSYGKSIRLIEKVFRNLDKDFSDILLRFLEKGQIDVYPGKGKANGAFCAHHLISQPTYILLNHTDKLQDVLTIAHELGHGINNELMRRKQNSLNFDSPLSTAEVASTFMEDFVLQELLGEANDELRLVIMMNKLNDDVSTIFRQVACYRFEQELHGLFREKGYLSKEEIGRLFQKRMAGYMGKYVEQSPGSENWWVHWGHIRHFFYVYSYASGLLISKSLQHSVKEDPGFIEKVKEFLSAGLSDSPRRIFAKLGIDIGDSDFWNKGLDEVEKLLEETTALAMKLKKI, via the coding sequence ATGCAAAGAAAAAAGAAGATCAGCAAAAGGACCTTTTCCACATCCTGGGACCTCACGCCCCTTTTTGACCACGACGATGACCCGAAGATAGAAAAGAAGCGCAAGGAGATTGAGAAAAAGAGTTACGAGTTTATTGGTAAATGGAAGGACCGCAGGGACTACCTTAGGGATCCCGTGGTACTGAAGGAGGCCCTTGACGAATATGAGGCCTGGAACAGGCATTGCGGCACCGATGGTGACGAGGGCTTTTACTTTATGCTCAGGACCCAGGAGGATCAGAACAGTCCTGCCCTCAAAGCCAAATTCAACAAGATCGAAGACTTCTCCCACAGGGTCCGCAATGATATCCAGTTCTTTCATCTCAGGGTCAGCAGGATCCCCCGAAAGAGACAGAGGAGGTTCCTCGAGCATGAAGGACTGAAAGAGTACCGCCATTTCCTTGAACGCCTCTTTGCAGAGTCCCGGTACCTTCTCAGCGAACCCGAGGAGAAGATCATGAACCTCAAGTCATCCACCTCCTTCTCCAATTGGGTTAGGATGACGTCGAGCTTCTTGGTAAAAGAAGAGAGGAAGGTACTCCTCGAGGACGGCAGAAGATGCCACAAGCCCTTCACCGAGATATCAAGTCTCATAAACAGTAGAAACAAGAAGGTGAGAGACTCGGCAGCACGGGCATTCAATGAAATCGTGGAGAAACATGCCGATGTCGCCGAGGCCGAGATAAATTCCATCCTTGCAAATAAGAAGACCGACGATGAGCTTCGGAAGCTCTCCCGCCCCGACCTCAGCAGACACCTCTCTGATGACATCGAGAGCGGGATTGTTGACGCCCTTCTCACAGCAGTCTCCGCCCGGTTCTCCATCTCTTCACAGTACTATCGGCTCAAGGCGAACCTTATGGGAGTCAAGCAATTGAAATACCACGAGCGGAACGTTGAATACGGCGACATCGGCAAGAGATATTCCTACGGGAAATCGATCAGGCTCATCGAAAAGGTCTTCAGAAATCTCGATAAAGACTTTTCCGATATCCTTCTGCGCTTTCTTGAAAAAGGCCAGATCGATGTCTATCCGGGAAAAGGGAAGGCAAACGGAGCCTTTTGCGCCCACCATCTCATCTCCCAACCTACCTACATCCTCCTTAATCACACGGACAAGCTTCAGGACGTTTTGACCATCGCTCACGAACTCGGGCACGGAATCAATAACGAGCTCATGAGGAGAAAACAGAACTCCTTGAACTTTGATTCACCCCTTTCGACGGCAGAAGTTGCCAGCACCTTCATGGAAGACTTCGTGCTCCAGGAACTCCTCGGGGAGGCCAATGATGAATTGCGGCTGGTAATTATGATGAACAAGTTAAACGATGATGTATCGACCATATTCAGGCAGGTGGCCTGTTACCGCTTTGAGCAGGAACTCCATGGACTGTTCAGGGAGAAAGGGTATCTGTCAAAGGAAGAAATCGGCAGACTCTTCCAAAAGCGTATGGCCGGATACATGGGAAAGTATGTCGAGCAGTCCCCGGGCTCTGAAAACTGGTGGGTCCATTGGGGACATATCCGTCATTTCTTTTATGTCTATTCCTATGCCAGCGGCCTCCTCATCTCGAAGTCGCTCCAGCATTCTGTCAAGGAAGATCCGGGCTTTATCGAAAAGGTGAAGGAGTTTCTCTCAGCAGGGTTGTCAGACTCCCCAAGGAGGATCTTTGCGAAGCTCGGGATCGATATAGGGGACAGTGACTTTTGGAATAAAGGCCTTGATGAGGTTGAGAAGCTCTTGGAGGAGACGACGGCATTGGCGATGAAGCTGAAGAAGATCTAG
- a CDS encoding DUF2301 domain-containing membrane protein — MIPDLVLLGMGETRMFQPLTREDRVTVVLYRAGIVLSTLIICLAAYMALGFRSYEETGALNLTLNAVLVCISISVGLSVFFIHLYVGKFHRVLKKLYYVAIASLALLFILGNGDGAAVLLHKGYGPLFLIPLSGCLGFITAKEAFCFQLMEGYLLALTMPLFLLLTSLGVVTQKSISYGLLLIAGMLALFTLRKVFMPIHYDIGDKSAYT; from the coding sequence ATGATTCCTGATCTGGTATTATTAGGCATGGGCGAGACGAGGATGTTTCAGCCTCTCACAAGGGAGGACAGAGTCACGGTGGTGCTTTATAGAGCAGGGATCGTCCTCTCGACTCTGATTATCTGCCTTGCTGCTTACATGGCTCTTGGCTTTCGGAGTTATGAGGAGACCGGCGCCCTCAATCTTACGCTAAATGCAGTGCTTGTTTGTATCTCTATCTCTGTTGGGCTGAGCGTCTTCTTTATCCATCTCTATGTCGGCAAATTCCACAGGGTCCTTAAGAAACTCTACTACGTTGCGATTGCCTCGCTTGCGCTGCTTTTCATCCTGGGGAATGGGGATGGAGCAGCAGTTCTCCTGCACAAAGGCTATGGTCCGCTCTTCCTCATACCGCTGTCGGGCTGCCTCGGTTTCATAACGGCAAAAGAAGCCTTCTGCTTCCAGCTGATGGAAGGCTATCTCCTTGCCCTGACCATGCCGCTTTTCCTCCTTCTCACCTCTCTGGGCGTTGTGACACAAAAGAGTATTTCTTACGGTCTTCTCCTCATAGCAGGCATGCTCGCTCTTTTTACCCTGAGAAAGGTCTTCATGCCGATCCATTACGACATCGGCGACAAGTCTGCCTACACGTAG
- a CDS encoding pyrimidine/purine nucleoside phosphorylase: protein MTRAGRSSLRRFEKTLGIMLPGEYEFSTREKEMMEIFSGELEVLLPGETLWKTVRGGCPLRLLPTQHSD, encoded by the coding sequence ATGACACGAGCAGGGCGATCCTCTTTAAGACGGTTCGAAAAAACGCTCGGAATCATGTTGCCCGGCGAATACGAATTCAGCACCAGAGAGAAGGAGATGATGGAGATATTCTCCGGAGAACTCGAAGTCCTTCTGCCCGGGGAGACCCTCTGGAAGACCGTGAGGGGAGGGTGTCCTTTGAGGTTGCTGCCGACTCAACATTCAGATTGA
- a CDS encoding shikimate dehydrogenase → MKISGTTKITGLFGYPVEHSLSPAMHNAAFEYLGLDYCYITFPVRPDSLGEAVRAIRALDLKGVNVTIPHKENVIGLLDAVHEEASFIGAVNTIENRDGRLTGYNTDGRGFMGSLSEAGITVEGKRVLIIGAGGACRAISYYLSQKADGVAIFDIDEAKVGRLVGDLGNIRANVRVCKSLDRLEGIDIVINATPLGLKETDPLPLHADLITEKMVICDVIYKKTPLLKAASLKGCKTLDGLGMLLHQGVLAFEIWTGIKPPVAIMRNAIMGFKR, encoded by the coding sequence ATGAAGATAAGCGGGACAACAAAGATCACCGGTCTCTTCGGCTATCCCGTTGAGCACAGTCTTTCTCCTGCGATGCACAACGCGGCCTTTGAGTATCTGGGCCTTGATTACTGCTACATCACATTTCCGGTGAGGCCTGACTCGTTGGGCGAGGCTGTCAGGGCGATTCGGGCCCTGGACCTCAAAGGGGTGAATGTAACGATCCCTCACAAGGAGAACGTGATCGGGCTCCTTGATGCTGTCCATGAGGAAGCCTCCTTTATCGGCGCCGTCAACACCATAGAGAACAGGGACGGCAGACTAACAGGCTACAACACCGACGGCAGGGGTTTCATGGGATCCTTATCTGAAGCAGGAATTACGGTTGAAGGAAAACGGGTCCTCATAATCGGCGCGGGAGGGGCCTGCAGGGCGATAAGCTACTACCTGAGCCAGAAGGCCGACGGCGTCGCCATATTCGATATCGATGAGGCCAAGGTCGGAAGACTCGTAGGCGATCTGGGCAACATCCGTGCAAACGTGAGGGTCTGTAAAAGCCTTGACAGATTGGAAGGGATCGATATCGTTATTAACGCGACGCCTCTCGGCCTGAAAGAGACCGACCCCCTGCCCTTACACGCCGATCTCATTACTGAAAAAATGGTCATATGCGACGTGATATACAAAAAGACCCCTCTCCTCAAAGCTGCGTCCCTGAAGGGATGCAAGACACTCGATGGCTTGGGCATGCTTCTCCACCAGGGCGTGCTTGCCTTCGAGATATGGACAGGCATCAAACCGCCCGTCGCTATCATGCGCAACGCCATCATGGGATTTAAGAGATGA
- a CDS encoding DUF512 domain-containing protein — MHNPGGAEIESVRPGSLAHAGGMARGDVILSINGNEVNDVIDFLFYGNDAQLDITVRRRERKLSFRLFLKEGQDTGIEIKPFKIRLCRNKCLFCFVSQLPKGLRRTLYVKDEDYRMSFLYGNYITLTNLTKEEKKRIVEQRLSPLYISIHSTDRAVRNALLGSPKASDVLKEIQFFKEHKIKMHCQIVLCPGYNDGKNLQQTIRDLYKFYPYVSSIAVVPVGLTTHRKTAPKLKAVEKDDALSAIGVIDSFQKRFRKKHGDSIVYAADELYIKAETPFPPLRAYGELPQRENGVGMVPFFLYQAKRMKMPQPSQATESGDQGRDKTGHRFVTFTGTSFYPYLVRFADGLKKGGIDIEVIPIENTFFGKSVTVTGLLTGRDVMRSLSEFVKKDDILLIPDVVMREGHEVFLDDVSKQDIEDLLGIRPYVIESTPKGLLEAVTSL, encoded by the coding sequence GTGCATAATCCTGGCGGAGCCGAGATCGAAAGCGTAAGACCCGGCAGTTTGGCCCATGCAGGAGGGATGGCACGGGGAGACGTTATCCTGTCGATCAATGGCAATGAAGTCAATGACGTCATCGACTTTCTCTTTTACGGGAATGATGCCCAGCTCGATATCACTGTCAGGAGAAGAGAGAGGAAACTCTCCTTCAGGCTCTTCCTGAAGGAAGGACAGGACACGGGTATAGAGATCAAACCCTTCAAGATACGGCTTTGCAGGAACAAGTGTCTCTTCTGTTTTGTGAGTCAGCTTCCGAAGGGGCTTCGGAGGACCCTCTATGTCAAAGACGAAGATTACCGCATGTCCTTCCTCTATGGCAATTATATCACGCTCACGAATCTTACGAAGGAGGAGAAGAAGAGGATCGTGGAACAGAGGCTGAGCCCCCTCTATATCTCGATCCACTCCACAGACAGGGCTGTCCGGAACGCCCTCCTTGGTAGTCCGAAGGCGTCCGACGTCCTGAAGGAAATACAGTTCTTCAAGGAGCACAAGATAAAGATGCACTGTCAGATTGTCCTCTGTCCTGGGTATAACGACGGTAAGAACCTGCAGCAGACAATCAGGGACCTCTATAAATTCTATCCCTATGTCTCCTCTATCGCTGTTGTCCCCGTCGGCCTCACCACTCACCGGAAGACCGCACCCAAACTGAAGGCAGTGGAAAAAGATGATGCCCTGAGCGCCATCGGGGTTATCGACTCCTTTCAGAAGAGGTTCAGGAAGAAGCACGGCGATTCCATTGTTTACGCAGCTGATGAACTCTACATAAAGGCTGAAACACCCTTCCCGCCTCTTCGCGCTTATGGAGAGCTTCCCCAGAGAGAAAATGGGGTCGGAATGGTTCCATTTTTTCTTTACCAAGCTAAGAGGATGAAAATGCCGCAACCCTCTCAGGCCACGGAGTCAGGAGACCAGGGGAGAGACAAGACCGGTCACAGATTTGTTACGTTCACCGGAACCTCTTTCTATCCGTACCTGGTCAGATTTGCCGACGGACTCAAGAAAGGCGGCATTGATATAGAAGTGATTCCGATTGAAAACACCTTCTTCGGGAAAAGCGTTACCGTTACCGGGCTTCTCACGGGAAGGGACGTGATGCGAAGTCTGTCGGAATTCGTGAAGAAGGACGATATCCTGCTGATTCCCGATGTTGTCATGAGAGAAGGTCATGAGGTCTTTCTCGATGATGTATCAAAACAGGATATTGAAGATCTCCTCGGAATAAGGCCTTATGTCATTGAATCGACGCCGAAAGGATTATTGGAGGCAGTCACGTCGTTATGA
- a CDS encoding CDP-alcohol phosphatidyltransferase family protein, with translation MESLNLPNTLTIARIVLIPLFVTSIIYRRYDIALYLFAVAALTDTFDGLIARLRNQKTALGKFLDPLADKFLLVTSFILFSVYHLVPKWLTIVIISRDVIVVTGWIVIYIVADTSKVDTTIFGKTAIALQLLLLWYVLLVLNFPAIPDIRDLLIWVTAILTIISGLHYIYRGLKQAGA, from the coding sequence ATGGAGAGCCTGAACCTTCCGAACACCCTGACGATAGCAAGGATCGTCCTCATACCGCTCTTCGTCACGTCCATCATCTATCGGAGATATGATATCGCGCTCTATCTCTTTGCTGTCGCAGCTCTGACAGATACCTTTGATGGCCTCATCGCCCGCCTCAGGAACCAAAAGACCGCCCTCGGAAAGTTTCTCGATCCCCTTGCCGACAAATTCCTTCTCGTCACGTCCTTCATCCTTTTTTCGGTCTATCATCTCGTTCCGAAATGGCTCACAATTGTTATCATCAGCAGGGACGTAATCGTCGTGACGGGATGGATTGTAATTTACATCGTCGCCGATACAAGCAAAGTCGACACTACGATCTTCGGAAAGACAGCCATTGCCCTGCAACTTCTCCTCCTCTGGTACGTGCTTCTCGTTCTGAATTTCCCTGCTATCCCCGACATTCGCGATCTTCTCATATGGGTGACGGCAATTCTTACGATCATCTCAGGGTTGCATTACATTTATAGGGGGCTTAAGCAGGCAGGTGCATAA